From the genome of Papilio machaon chromosome 9, ilPapMach1.1, whole genome shotgun sequence, one region includes:
- the LOC123721270 gene encoding uncharacterized protein LOC123721270, which translates to MASPKTQLPQEGTSGTAGGESLPVASAAGCPSYSGGGKDCLSNTNTTTTQARIMELIARDLDSEVTRRPSLDGAELKEVRVRLERVPIAASNAPRQRLPALSDTSDSDMEIEAPENRADRHPGQWGSLGRKRHRDTVAAPGDTETGPSPKVAGTRKGRGRPPTTGEYVGLAKAKQELAEATRRQLEWEAEKDVAELTMGLRSTRAGVRLSETSASEPDDEGELGSAELGGQIELGAAAVAAVCEKSNNLKGTSKKALKEAVAQIRAAAKCLTSRNVNEETRLLRAANSRLQAEMAALKKEMAELRACVSQAGASPKPVTAACPQTTEEELENRILSRLSDRLNARIDGLEPRLNPEPRLRPALAHDRREAEARPPPASRPRHTPAETQAELPDERRPDPVQSSWIKVGAKGKKKAPTSSSAPAAAASSSAAAQPAHPGQKAKTKKKAAKKKGKAKNQETGRPLPPAPTSMKETMASVVKRGLREKAPTTTRSAPTTKKKGQEKVRSSPKLRAPKTSAVVVTLHPTAVEKGVTYAKALAEAKQKVNLKDLEIESVRFKRAATGASIIEIPGATSAPKADLLAERLREVFGNGGDITVSRPTKMSEMIVAGLDDSVTKDEVTAAVAAKGGCAANCIKVGTLRQERSGLFAVWVSCPVEAAKRVVEGKLLVGWVSARVKLLERRELRCFKCLHSGHVKARCTAEVDRGLQCYRCGQLGHRAAECNAAPHCTLCAEAGKAANHLLGSKTCSAPKKRMFSRVFVASRASPQQAQPPPSGEVEMETESTSK; encoded by the coding sequence atGGCATCTCCCAAAACACAActaccccaggagggtacctCCGGCACCGCCGGGGGAGAATCCCTCCCCGTGGCTTCGGCCGCGGGCTGCCCCTCGTACTCTGGGGGGGGCAAGGACTGCCTTTCAAATACGAACACAACGACGACCCAGGCTAGGATTATGGAACTGATAGCAAGAGATTTGGACTCAGAAGTGACGAGGCGCCCATCACTGGATGGCGCCGAACTAAAGGAGGTGAGAGTGCGGCTGGAGCGCGTTCCGATCGCGGCGTCTAACGCCCCTCGACAGCGCCTACCGGCACTCAGTGACACGTCGGACTCCGACATGGAGATTGAGGCACCGGAGAACCGTGCAGACCGGCACCCTGGACAATGGGGGAGTCTTGGACGGAAACGACACCGGGATACAGTCGCCGCACCAGGCGACACAGAGACGGGACCCTCGCCCAAAGTGGCAGGTACAAGGAAAGGCCGAGGACGGCCACCGACAACTGGCGAATACGTTGGGCTCGCCAAGGCGAAACAGGAGCTGGCAGAGGCCACCCGTCGCCAACTAGAGTGGGAGGCGGAGAAAGATGTCGCCGAGCTAACGATGGGGCTACGGTCGACCAGAGCGGGGGTCCGACTTTCAGAGACCTCCGCATCTGAACCGGACGATGAAGGCGAGTTGGGCTCCGCAGAATTAGGCGGTCAAATAGAGCTTGGCGCAGCGGCCGTGGCGGCCGTCTGCGAAAAATCAAACAATCTGAAAGGCACATCGAAGAAAGCTCTTAAGGAGGCGGTAGCGCAGATCCGGGCGGCGGCAAAATGTCTGACGTCACGGAACGTTAATGAGGAGACGAGACTGTTGCGAGCGGCCAACTCCCGCCTACAGGCGGAAATGGCCGCACTAAAGAAAGAGATGGCAGAACTGAGGGCGTGCGTGTCGCAGGCGGGGGCGTCACCTAAACCTGTCACAGCGGCATGCCCGCAAACCACGGAGGAGGAACTAGAAAACCGAATCTTGAGCAGGCTCTCGGACCGGCTCAACGCTCGAATAGACGGGCTAGAGCCGCGCCTGAATCCGGAACCTCGCCTAAGACCGGCACTGGCTCATGACAGACGCGAGGCGGAAGCCAGACCACCCCCGGCAAGCCGTCCACGCCACACACCGGCTGAGACCCAGGCAGAACTGCCTGACGAGCGTCGCCCGGATCCGGTCCAATCGAGCTGGATCAAGGTCGGCGCCAAAGGAAAAAAGAAGGCGCCGACCTCTTCTTCAGCGCCGGCCGCCGCCGCTTCTTCTTCTGCCGCGGCCCAACCCGCCCATCCGGGCCAAAAGGCGAAGACGAAAAAGAAGGCCGCTAAAAAGAAGGGCAAGGCCAAAAACCAAGAGACGGGACGCCCCCTCCCGCCGGCGCCTACTTCCATGAAGGAGACCATGGCGTCGGTGGTTAAGAGGGGCCTGAGAGAAAAGGCGCCGACTACCACCAGATCGGCGCCCACGACGAAGAAGAAGGGGCAAGAGAAGGTCAGGTCCTCGCCTAAGCTGCGGGCCCCCAAGACCTCGGCAGTCGTGGTGACCTTACATCCCACGGCTGTGGAGAAGGGGGTCACATACGCCAAGGCTCTCGCTGAGGCGAAACAAAAGGTGAACCTCAAGGACCTAGAAATTGAGAGCGTCCGCTTCAAGCGGGCGGCAACCGGGGCGTCCATCATTGAAATCCCCGGTGCCACTAGCGCGCCAAAGGCGGACCTCCTCGCGGAGAGGCTTCGCGAGGTCTTCGGGAACGGAGGCGACATCACCGTCTCCCGTCCAACTAAAATGTCGGAGATGATAGTGGCGGGACTAGACGATTCCGTCACAAAAGACGAAGTGACAGCCGCGGTCGCGGCTAAAGGTGGATGTGCGGCAAATTGTATCAAAGTAGGCACACTCCGCCAGGAGAGGTCCGGCCTATTCGCCGTGTGGGTTTCATGCCCTGTTGAAGCCGCCAAGAGGGTGGTTGAAGGGAAACTTCTCGTCGGATGGGTCTCGGCCAGGGTGAAGCTCCTTGAACGTAGGGAGCTAAGGTGCTTCAAGTGCCTTCACTCTGGCCATGTCAAGGCACGGTGTACTGCGGAGGTCGACCGGGGGCTTCAGTGCTACCGATGCGGCCAGCTGGGACACCGCGCCGCAGAGTGTAACGCTGCCCCCCACTGCACATTGTGTGCGGAGGCTGGGAAGGCAGCCAATCATCTCTTGGGGAGCAAGACATGCTCGGCCCCCAAGAAAAGGATGTTCAGCAGGGTATTTGTTGCGAGCAGAGCCAGCCCGCAACAGGCACAACCACCACCGAGCGGTGAAGTAGAGATGGAAACCGAAAGTACTTCAAAATAA
- the LOC123721271 gene encoding tropomyosin-1, isoforms 33/34-like, whose product MGEDTSMSDYTCSEDEGASGRRLGAAGAACTEDAARQNKGGKPRSAGMTLRFRTGTTHKRPLAATSADEDAPAVAHKVASSSTRGRVRRPVGVYSFLKEAKDYLADGGDSEGEDPDPTYRPSGRKTSPVVASAKASDDGTPDALSRGTVEALAEEALKSVEKIKEEIKKSSHLKGPPRDEEQRRLRADNARLSRELDIVRNELRAFKQAYVESQRKSAAAPKEATGPQQPNFEEVLRYAMEEMKGQLLQSVGGMINARLQDLEMRLPPEPVMRPPLRADQRQPPPPRHKSRSGLVEGAMEVDGEAQPSPAPTPRAVKKAPKKGAAKRPTAPPPPPPSKGKQGAGQADATPPPPTAGTSGEGEAQTGTVGNSWSEVVRRKKRGNAAVAAYSPPSAGTTRQIAPAPPKAVKIVAPKTAAIVVTLKKGATMTNAEGATTDAKYTEVLAKARSSISLREFGLESVKIRTSMTGSKLMEVGGTSPEETADRLAAALVEAVGSWADITRPTKMAVLRITGLDDTVTTEEVAAQLASVGGCPPGSMKVGNIRPSFWGGGSALIKCPATAAKAIVKAGRVAIGWTMATVKAVEAQPLRCYKCMMLGHTRALCPAEAENGRLCFRCGSEGHKSAECEAPCKCTVCATTGRPHSHVMGGAKCTPPSVKGKAPSSSRVPRTQPQPHGSRMAEEEEMQVS is encoded by the exons ATGGGGGAGGACACCTCCATGTCGGACTACACGTGCTCGGAGGACGAGGGCGCCTCAGGGCGCCGGCTGGGAGCCGCGGGCGCCGCATGCACCGAGGACGCCGCAAGGCAAAACAAGGGAGGTAAGCCGCGGTCAGCGGGCATGACATTAAGGTTCCGAACGGGAACGACCCATAAACGGCCGTTGGCCGCTACATCAGCGGATGAGGACGCCCCGGCCGTGGCGCATAAAGTGGCCTCCTCTTCGACGAGGGGCCGCGTTAGGCGCCCAGTAGGGGTGTACAGCTTCCTCAAGGAGGCAAAAGACTACCTGGCTGATGGGGGGGATAGTGAGGGGGAGGACCCCGACCCAACCTACCGTCCAAGCGGTAGGAAGACGAGCCCCGTAGTGGCCTCTGCAAAAGCCTCTGACGACGGGACCCCCGACGCCCTATCCAGGGGCACGGTCGAGGCCCTCGCCGAGGAGGCTCTCAAAAGTGTAGAAAAGATTAAGGAGGAGATTAAGAAGAGTAGCCACCTAAAGG GGCCTCCGCGAGATGAAGAGCAGCGCAGGCTCCGCGCGGACAATGCTCGCCTTTCAAGGGAGCTGGATATTGTCCGCAATGAGCTGCGTGCCTTCAAGCAGGCGTACGTCGAGTCGCAGCGGAAGTCCGCTGCAGCCCCGAAAGAGGCCACAGGGCCACAGCAGCCCAACTTTGAGGAGGTGCTAAGATACGCTATGGAGGAAATGAAGGGGCAACTCCTGCAGTCGGTAGGCGGGATGATCAATGCCCGCCTACAAGACCTGGAGATGCGCCTTCCTCCGGAGCCCGTCATGAGGCCCCCCCTGCGTGCCGACCAACggcagccgccgccgccccgtcACAAGTCCCGGTCGGGGCTCGTGGAGGGCGCCATGGAGGTGGATGGGGAAGCCCAGCCATCCCCGGCGCCCACACCTAGGGCGGTAAAGAAGGCGCCGAAGAAGGGCGCTGCAAAGCGGCCGACTGCCCCCCCGCCACCTCCTCCCTCCAAGGGAAAACAGGGGGCAGGACAGGCAGACGCGACCCCTCCCCCCCCAACCGCTGGAACAAGTGGAGAGGGGGAAGCCCAGACGGGGACTGTGGGCAACTCCTGGTCTGAGGTTGTCCGGCGGAAGAAGAGGGGAAATGCCGCTGTCGCTGCTTATTCCCCCCCCTCAGCCGGAACAACCCGGCAGATCGCCCCGGCCCCACCAAAGGCCGTTAAAATCGTGGCCCCAAAAACCGCGGCCATAGTGGTGACCCTCAAGAAAGGGGCCACCATGACCAATGCGGAAGGGGCCACGACTGACGCGAAGTACACCGAGGTCCTGGCAAAGGCCAGGTCCTCGATATCCCTGAGGGAATTCGGTTTGGAGTCGGTCAAGATCCGAACGAGCATGACCGGCTCCAAACTGATGGAGGTCGGGGGGACCTCCCCCGAGGAAACTGCTGACCGCCTTGCCGCCGCCCTGGTGGAGGCAGTAGGCAGCTGGGCGGACATCACCCGCCCTACCAAAATGGCCGTCCTCAGGATCACCGGTCTGGATGACACGGTGACCACTGAGGAAGTGGCGGCCCAACTGGCATCGGTCGGCGGATGTCCCCCCGGCTCCATGAAAGTAGGCAACATCAGGCCGAGCTTCTGGGGCGGCGGCTCCGCCCTGATCAAGTGCCCAGCGACTGCTGCTAAAGCAATCGTGAAGGCGGGACGAGTGGCCATCGGATGGACGATGGCCACCGTCAAAGCAGTGGAGGCCCAGCCATTGCGATGCTATAAATGCATGATGCTGGGCCACACTCGCGCTCTATGCCCAGCGGAGGCAGAGAACGGGCGTCTCTGCTTCCGCTGCGGCAGTGAAGGGCACAAGTCGGCAGAGTGCGAGGCCCCCTGCAAATGCACCGTGTGTGCAACGACGGGGCGCCCACACTCACATGTGATGGGGGGTGCCAAGTGCACACCCCCGTCGGTGAAGGGCAAAGCCCCGTCGTCGAGCAGAGTGCCTCGCACTCAGCCCCAACCGCACGGCAGCCGAATGGCTGAGGAGGAAGAAATGCAGGTATCTTAA